The Solanum pennellii chromosome 11, SPENNV200 genome contains a region encoding:
- the LOC107005148 gene encoding uncharacterized protein LOC107005148 — protein sequence MADTTTTTISGDSTPVTGDQKNNPTNPLASFISSVLQLFKPPPASSKKIEPTAATSDLKPIASAEKEEKAAVVKFPRQDLPSLKLETEGAEPNTNPIVLWQVYAIGGFFVLRWAWSRWNERRGNRKPSDEEPPPSQE from the exons ATGGCGGacaccacaacaacaacaatctcCGGTGACTCTACTCCGGTTACCGGTGACCAGAAAAACAATCCCACGAACCCACTTGCATCATTTATCTCTAGTGTTCTTCAGCTTTTCAAACCGCCGCCGGCATCTAGTAAGAAGATTGAACCCACCGCTGCTACTTCAGACCTCAAACCAATTGCTTCAGCTGAAAAAGAGGAGAAAGCTGCTGTAGTGAAGTTTCCACGACAGGATTTGCCTTCGTTGAAGCTCGAAACAGAAGGGGCTGAACCTAATACAAATCCCATTGTCTTGTGGCAG GTTTATGCTATCGGAGGGTTCTTTGTCTTAAGGTGGGCATGGTCAAGATGGAACGAGCGTCGTGGAAACAGGAAGCCATCCGATGAAGAGCCTCCTCCCAGTCAAGAGTAG
- the LOC107004573 gene encoding pyruvate kinase 1, cytosolic-like, translated as MHSTNLLLEEPIRMASILEPSKPTFFPAMTKIVGTLGPKSRSVEIISSCLESGMSVARFDFSWGDAEFHQETLENLRAAVKKSKKLCAVMLDTGGPELQVVNKSEHPISLQADSLVVLTPDQDKEATPNLLPINFSGLSKSVKKGDTIFIGQYLFTGSETTSVWLEVTEVKGEDVVCLIKNSATLAGPLYTLHVSQIRIELPTLTDKDKKVISTWAFRNKIDILSLSYTRNAEDVRHAREFLSKLGDLDQTQIFAKIENVEGMSNFDEILEEADGIILSRGNLGIDLPPEKVFLFQKAAVHRCNMAGKPAVVTRVVDSMTDNLRPTRAEATDVANAVLDGSDAILLGAETLRGLYPVETISTVGKICAEAEKVYNQDVYFKRAVKCVGEPMTHLESIASSAVRAAIKVKASVIICFTSSGRAARLIAKYRPSMPVLSVVIPRLKTNQLRWTFSGAFQARQSLIVRGIFPILADPRHPAESANATDESILKVALDHGKTAGVIKPHDRVVVFQKVGDASVVKIIELEN; from the exons ATGCACTCGACGAACTTGCTTCTCGAAGAACCGATTCGGATGGCTTCGATTCTCGAGCCATCAAAGCCT ACGTTTTTTCCAGCAATGACGAAGATTGTTGGCACGCTGGGTCCGAAATCACGTTCGGTGGAGATTATCTCTAGTTGCCTTGAATCGGGAATGTCTG TGGCACGATTTGACTTTTCATGGGGAGATGCCGAATTTCACCAAGAGACATTGGAAAATCTAAGGGCAGCCGTCAAAAAATCAAAGAAGCTCTGTGCG GTTATGCTAGACACTGGTGGTCCTGAATTACAAGTTGTCAATAAGAGCGAACACCCAATTTCACTCCAAGCAGATTCCTTAGTTGTCCTGACACCTGATCAAGATAAAGAGGCTACACCAAATCTACTGCCAATAAATTTTAGTGGCCTATCAAAG TCAGTGAAGAAAGGAGACACTATTTTCATTGGTCAGTACTTGTTCACGGGAAGTGAGACTACCTCTGTGTGGCTAGAG GTTACAGAGGTGAAAGGAGAGGATGTCGTTTGCTTGATTAAAAATTCTGCCACCTTGGCCGGACCATTGTACACATTACATGTCTCCCAGATCCGTATTGAGTTACCAACTCTCACAGACAAAGATAAGAAG GTTATAAGCACTTGGGCCTTTCGAAACAAAATAGATATCCTTTCACTGTCATACACGCGAAATGCTGAAGATGTTCGACAT GCTCGTGAATTTCTATCTAAGCTGGGTGATCTTGATCAAACACAGATTTTTGCTAAGATAGAAAATGTGGAG GGAATGAGCAACTTTGATGAGATTCTCGAAGAAGCTGATGGCATTATTCTCTCTCGTGGGAATTTAGGGATAGATCTACCACCTGAGAAG GTGTTCCTATTTCAAAAGGCAGCTGTTCACAGGTGCAATATGGCTGGTAAACCTGCTGTGGTTACTCGTGTTGTGGACAGTATGACTGATAACTTGCGACCCACTCGTGCTGAGGCAACAGATGTTGCCAATGCAGTATTGGATG GTAGTGATGCAATTCTTCTAGGTGCAGAGACCCTGAGAGGTCTATATCCTGTTGAGACTATTTCCACTGTTGGTAAAATTTGTGCAGAG GCAGAAAAGGTTTATAATCAAGATGTATATTTTAAGAGGGCTGTTAAGTGTGTGGGAGAACCAATGACTCACTTGGAATCTATTGCTTCCTCTGCG GTACGTGCTGCCATCAAGGTCAAGGCATCTGTTATTATCTGCTTCACTTCTTCAGGGAGAGCTGCGAG ATTGATAGCTAAGTATAGGCCATCGATGCCAGTTTTATCTGTTGTCATTCCTCGTCTCAAGACAAACCAACTCCGCTGGACATTCAGTGGTGCATTTCAG GCTAGGCAGTCTCTTATTGTTAGAGGAATTTTCCCCATCCTTGCAGATCCAAGACATCCG GCTGAGTCCGCAAATGCAACCGATGAGTCGATATTGAAGGTTGCACTAGACCATGGGAAAACAGCTGGTGTTATTAAGCCACATGACCGAGTTGTTGTTTTCCAGAAAGTTGGTGACGCATCTGTGGTGAAGATCATTGAGCTTGAAAATTAG
- the LOC107003229 gene encoding mRNA cap guanine-N7 methyltransferase 2 isoform X1 → MMMMANSFPIHRPAESTHHRLLDFVKNVLISIFVSPYATVCDMYCGKVPDVEKWDEAQIGHYIGIDVETSGVNEVKEAWESQRKAYTSEFIELDPCIEDVDSFWKDKEKQADVVFCMHNLQACFDSEEKARRLLHNVSALLKPGGYFLGITPDSSTIWAKYQKNVEAYHNRSGGMKPNIVPSCIRSENYMITFEVEEEKFPFFGKKYQLKFASDISAETQCLVHFPSLLRLAREAGLEHTEIQNLTDFYDDNRAQFLGMLQDAGHNFFDPRGRLLPRSYDVLGLYTTFIFQKHDPDIAPPLTTPFLPVGSHYLDEMEWQVILWNEEENGQTDSSIGLGKITEQKGILGPGPAELRFPEAI, encoded by the exons ATGATGATGATGGCGAATTCATTCCCGATTCACAGACCTGCCGAGTCAACTCACCATCGACTTCTCGATTTCGTCAAAAATGTGCTTATCAGTATCTTCGTCTCCCCATATGCCACT GTATGTGATATGTATTGTGGAAAAGTACCTGATGTGGAGAAGTGGGATGAAGCTCAAATTGGTCACTATATTGGCATTG ATGTGGAAACTTCGGGAGTGAATGAAGTGAAGGAAGCGTGGGAGAGTCAGCGGAAGGCTTACACATCTGAGTTCATTGAGCTCGATCCTTGTATT GAAGATGTAGACTCATTTTGGAAGGACAAGGAAAAGCAGGCCGATGTCGTTTTCTGCATGCACAATTTACAG GCGTGCTTTGATAGTGAAGAGAAAGCAAGGAGGCTATTGCATAATGTATCAGCTTTGCTTAAACCTGGGGGTTACTTTCTTGGTATTACTCCTGACTCATCTACTATATG GGCAAAGTACCAGAAGAATGTTGAAGCATACCATAATAGGAGCGGTGGGATGAAACCAAACATTGTTCCTAGTTGTATTAGATCAGAAAATTACATGATCACTTTCGAGGTTGAGGAAGAGAA GTTTCCTTTCTTTGGTAAGAAGTATCAATTGAAGTTTGCAAGTGACATCTCTGCTGAAACCCAATGTTTGGTTCATTTTCCAAGCCTGCTCAG GTTGGCGAGAGAGGCTGGCCTTGAGCACACGGAGATTCAGAACTTGACAGATTTTTATGATGATAACAG AGCACAATTTCTCGGAATGCTACAAGATGCCGGTCATAACTTTTTTGATCCCAGGGGCAGACTTCTTCCCAGATCGTATGACGTTTTAG GTCTATACACCACATTCATATTTCAAAAGCATGATCCGGATATTGCACCTCCACTTACAACTCCATTTTTGCCTGTTGGAAGCCACTATCTTGATGAG ATGGAATGGCAAGTCATTTTGTGGAATGAAGAGGAGAATGGACAGACTGATTCGTCTATAGGGTTGGGCAAGATAACTGAGCAAAAAGGGATTTTAGGTCCTGGTCCTGCAGAATTACGTTTCCCCGAAGCTATTTGA
- the LOC107003229 gene encoding mRNA cap guanine-N7 methyltransferase 2 isoform X2: MMMMANSFPIHRPAESTHHRLLDFVKNVLISIFVSPYATVCDMYCGKVPDVEKWDEAQIGHYIGIDVETSGVNEVKEAWESQRKAYTSEFIELDPCIEDVDSFWKDKEKQADVVFCMHNLQACFDSEEKARRLLHNVSALLKPGGYFLGITPDSSTIWAKYQKNVEAYHNRSGGMKPNIVPSCIRSENYMITFEVEEEKFPFFGKKYQLKFASDISAETQCLVHFPSLLRLAREAGLEHTEIQNLTDFYDDNRAQFLGMLQDAGHNFFDPRGRLLPRSYDVLGLYTTFIFQKHDPDIAPPLTTPFLPVGSHYLDEHLG, encoded by the exons ATGATGATGATGGCGAATTCATTCCCGATTCACAGACCTGCCGAGTCAACTCACCATCGACTTCTCGATTTCGTCAAAAATGTGCTTATCAGTATCTTCGTCTCCCCATATGCCACT GTATGTGATATGTATTGTGGAAAAGTACCTGATGTGGAGAAGTGGGATGAAGCTCAAATTGGTCACTATATTGGCATTG ATGTGGAAACTTCGGGAGTGAATGAAGTGAAGGAAGCGTGGGAGAGTCAGCGGAAGGCTTACACATCTGAGTTCATTGAGCTCGATCCTTGTATT GAAGATGTAGACTCATTTTGGAAGGACAAGGAAAAGCAGGCCGATGTCGTTTTCTGCATGCACAATTTACAG GCGTGCTTTGATAGTGAAGAGAAAGCAAGGAGGCTATTGCATAATGTATCAGCTTTGCTTAAACCTGGGGGTTACTTTCTTGGTATTACTCCTGACTCATCTACTATATG GGCAAAGTACCAGAAGAATGTTGAAGCATACCATAATAGGAGCGGTGGGATGAAACCAAACATTGTTCCTAGTTGTATTAGATCAGAAAATTACATGATCACTTTCGAGGTTGAGGAAGAGAA GTTTCCTTTCTTTGGTAAGAAGTATCAATTGAAGTTTGCAAGTGACATCTCTGCTGAAACCCAATGTTTGGTTCATTTTCCAAGCCTGCTCAG GTTGGCGAGAGAGGCTGGCCTTGAGCACACGGAGATTCAGAACTTGACAGATTTTTATGATGATAACAG AGCACAATTTCTCGGAATGCTACAAGATGCCGGTCATAACTTTTTTGATCCCAGGGGCAGACTTCTTCCCAGATCGTATGACGTTTTAG GTCTATACACCACATTCATATTTCAAAAGCATGATCCGGATATTGCACCTCCACTTACAACTCCATTTTTGCCTGTTGGAAGCCACTATCTTGATGAG CATCTTGGTTGA
- the LOC107003229 gene encoding mRNA cap guanine-N7 methyltransferase 2 isoform X3 yields the protein MMMMANSFPIHRPAESTHHRLLDFVKNVLISIFVSPYATVCDMYCGKVPDVEKWDEAQIGHYIGIDVETSGVNEVKEAWESQRKAYTSEFIELDPCIEDVDSFWKDKEKQADVVFCMHNLQACFDSEEKARRLLHNVSALLKPGGYFLGITPDSSTIWAKYQKNVEAYHNRSGGMKPNIVPSCIRSENYMITFEVEEEKFPFFGKKYQLKFASDISAETQCLVHFPSLLRLAREAGLEHTEIQNLTDFYDDNS from the exons ATGATGATGATGGCGAATTCATTCCCGATTCACAGACCTGCCGAGTCAACTCACCATCGACTTCTCGATTTCGTCAAAAATGTGCTTATCAGTATCTTCGTCTCCCCATATGCCACT GTATGTGATATGTATTGTGGAAAAGTACCTGATGTGGAGAAGTGGGATGAAGCTCAAATTGGTCACTATATTGGCATTG ATGTGGAAACTTCGGGAGTGAATGAAGTGAAGGAAGCGTGGGAGAGTCAGCGGAAGGCTTACACATCTGAGTTCATTGAGCTCGATCCTTGTATT GAAGATGTAGACTCATTTTGGAAGGACAAGGAAAAGCAGGCCGATGTCGTTTTCTGCATGCACAATTTACAG GCGTGCTTTGATAGTGAAGAGAAAGCAAGGAGGCTATTGCATAATGTATCAGCTTTGCTTAAACCTGGGGGTTACTTTCTTGGTATTACTCCTGACTCATCTACTATATG GGCAAAGTACCAGAAGAATGTTGAAGCATACCATAATAGGAGCGGTGGGATGAAACCAAACATTGTTCCTAGTTGTATTAGATCAGAAAATTACATGATCACTTTCGAGGTTGAGGAAGAGAA GTTTCCTTTCTTTGGTAAGAAGTATCAATTGAAGTTTGCAAGTGACATCTCTGCTGAAACCCAATGTTTGGTTCATTTTCCAAGCCTGCTCAG GTTGGCGAGAGAGGCTGGCCTTGAGCACACGGAGATTCAGAACTTGACAGATTTTTATGATGATAACAG CTGA
- the LOC107004653 gene encoding uncharacterized protein LOC107004653 yields the protein MSTEETLVEAALRVLNTAEPVEKARIGDEVANKWLQGLISQPYNPAEELPVPDRPARLTNVKLVSPSLMPKLGKAGSLQSRQAIVHSLVHTESWAIDLSWDIVARFGKQQSMPREFFTDFVKVAQDEGRHFTLLAARLKELGSFYGALPAHDGLWDSAIATSKDLLARLAIEHCVHEARGLDVIPTTISRFRNGGDSETAELLENVVYPEEITHCAAGVKWFKYLCLRSTNPNVSDIPSEETSNVDNEVIQKFHSTVRTYFRGPLKPPFNEQARKAAGFGPQWYEPLAVKDFTVL from the exons ATGAGTACAGAAGAGACTCTTGTTGAAGCGGCGCTGCGAGTTCTCAACACTGCTGAACCTGTTGAGAAAGCTCGCATTGGTGACGAAGTAGCAAACAAATGGCTGCAAGGTCTCATTTCTCAGCCTTATAATCCTGCTGAAGAACTCCCTGTTCCTGATCGTCCAGCCCGTCTTACAAAT GTGAAGTTGGTGTCACCAAGTCTCATGCCTAAGCTTGGAAAAGCAGGAAGCTTGCAGAGTAGACAGGCCATTGTACATAGTCTTGTACACACTGAAAGCTGGGCTATTGATTTGTCTTgg GATATAGTTGCTCGATTCGGCAAGCAGCAGTCAATGCCAAGAGAGTTTTTCACTGATTTTGTAAAGGTTGCTCAAGATGAGGGGAGGCATTTTACTCTACTTGCAGCACGGCTTAAGGAACTAGGTTCATTCTATGGAGCTTTACCTGCTCATGATGGCCTGTGGGATTCAGCCATTGCTACTTCTAAGGATCTGTTGGCTCGTTTGGCTATTGAACACTGTGTTCATGAG GCCAGAGGACTTGATGTGATTCCAACAACAATATCCCGTTTCCGCAATGGTGGTGATAGTGAAACAGCTGAGTTACTGGAGAATGTGGTGTATCCAGAAGAAATAACTCACTGCGCTGCGGGTGTCAAATGGTTCAAGTATCTTTGCTTAAGATCAACAAATCCAAATGTGAGTGATATTCCTTCAGAAGAAACTAGTAATGTAGACAATGAAGTGATTCAAAAGTTCCATTCCACTGTGAGGACATATTTCAGAGGGCCATTGAAACCTCCTTTTAATGAGCAAGCAAGAAAAGCTGCTGGATTTGGTCCACAATGGTATGAGCCTCTTGCTGTTAAAGATTTCACAGTACTATGA